From Asterias rubens chromosome 6, eAstRub1.3, whole genome shotgun sequence, one genomic window encodes:
- the LOC117291181 gene encoding 39S ribosomal protein L10, mitochondrial-like, giving the protein MGLNEIMASNICGNCLSKLVPTWSPFLMQVRGMKSVNTRVKRPMHITRAKLMELTKYKRPKDLRSMAEQCSMRYKGERIQEENPVQTFMAKQCREQLTNKPFIAVFNREGLGMDELSALRRRLKKADISIKLYGNDVTREAFLGTKLENMMPLFVGENIYAVGEKPAVKELLKATKKLDKLQLLGGLVDNRLMSAKQMKDYSKLPDIGTLQGQLAGILSQSVGSTYNLLQRNQEALVANLGQWMKQREGTSV; this is encoded by the exons ATGGGACTGAATGAAATCATGGCATCAAATATCTGTGGAAACTGTTTATCAAAATTAG TTCCAACATGGAGTCCATTTTTAATGCAAGTACGAGGAATGAAATCAGTCAACACACGCGTAAAAAGACCCATGCACATCACAAGGGCCAAGTTAATGGAACTCACCAAGTACAAAAGACCCAAAGATTTGCGGTCGATGGCAGAGCAATGCTCCATGCGTTATAAAGGAGAGAGAATTCAGGAG GAGAATCCAGTACAGACGTTCATGGCCAAGCAATGCAGAGAGCAGTTGACCAACAAACCTTTCATCGCAGTCTTCAACCGAGAGGGACTAGGCATGGATGAATTGTCTGCGCTAAGGAGAAGGCTGAAGAAGGCCGACATCTCGATCAAGTTATACGGGAACGATGTGACCAGAGAGGCTTTTCTTGGCACTAAACTTGAAAACATGATGCCGTTGTTCGTTGGGGAGAACATCTATGCCGTGGGTGAGAAACCAGCAGTGAAGGAGTTGCTCAAAGCGACCAAGAAATTGGACAAACTACAACTACTCG GTGGACTGGTTGACAACAGACTTATGTCGGCCAAACAGATGAAAGATTACTCTAAGTTACCAGATATTGGGACACTCCAAGGTCAACTTGCCGGCATCCTGAGCCAATCTGTGGGCTCTACGTATAACTTACTCCAGAGGAATCAAGAGGCCTTGGTGGCCAATCTCGGACAGTGGATGAAACAGAGAGAGGGGACCAGCGTATGA